Proteins co-encoded in one Halorussus salinus genomic window:
- a CDS encoding zf-TFIIB domain-containing protein codes for MTSEYELDCATCGTSLTRREVPGESLGFGGSDAPELGDSESLEVAECPDCGGRYFPETTLERLET; via the coding sequence ATGACTTCCGAGTACGAACTCGACTGCGCGACCTGCGGCACGTCGCTGACTCGCCGCGAGGTTCCCGGCGAGTCGCTGGGATTCGGGGGGTCCGACGCGCCGGAACTCGGCGACTCGGAGTCGCTGGAGGTCGCGGAGTGTCCCGACTGCGGCGGCCGCTACTTCCCGGAGACGACCTTGGAACGACTCGAAACCTGA
- a CDS encoding DUF63 family protein, with protein sequence MSTVTEGMDSERLWGGTVAALLAALVGGALVFPERVYYGFVWHYFWGPVVADAKSAQCAAYADGSVSFLYESSACAAAAEPVAYPGYTLVSEVGYALTMLLALLGVVFMLRRLGVGQDRELFYALFPYMLFGGALRVVEDAFDGLDPSQAAITFPWNTLIISPVIYFTMFAITLAALLASIWLRNSGATEGYRYTVAGIGTALLSVTVGYLGFLAFTTDYVDFFPQITVVVLVSATLVTWLTWEGLTRYAPEVNEGTGKMGIVVLWAHSVDGVANVVGIDWAKELGLPADLVPKHPVNRALIEVGKQFPEPVVDLIGTAWPFLLVKIAAAIFVVWVFDEGIFEESPRYAILLLVAIVAVGLGPGTRDMLRATFGI encoded by the coding sequence ATGAGTACCGTAACCGAGGGAATGGACTCCGAACGCCTCTGGGGTGGGACGGTCGCCGCGCTGTTGGCCGCGCTCGTCGGCGGCGCTCTCGTCTTTCCCGAGCGCGTCTACTACGGTTTCGTCTGGCACTACTTCTGGGGGCCGGTCGTCGCGGACGCCAAGAGCGCCCAGTGTGCGGCCTACGCCGACGGGTCGGTGAGTTTCCTCTACGAGTCGAGCGCCTGCGCGGCCGCGGCCGAACCGGTCGCGTACCCCGGCTACACGCTGGTCTCGGAGGTCGGCTACGCGCTGACGATGCTGTTGGCGCTACTGGGCGTCGTCTTCATGCTCCGTCGTCTCGGGGTCGGACAGGACCGCGAACTGTTCTACGCGCTGTTCCCCTACATGCTGTTCGGCGGCGCGCTCCGCGTGGTCGAGGACGCCTTCGACGGACTCGACCCCTCGCAGGCCGCCATCACGTTCCCGTGGAACACCCTCATCATCAGCCCGGTCATCTACTTCACGATGTTCGCAATCACGCTGGCGGCCCTGCTGGCGAGCATCTGGCTCCGCAACTCCGGCGCGACCGAGGGCTACCGCTACACCGTCGCGGGCATCGGCACGGCCCTGCTCTCGGTGACGGTCGGCTACCTCGGCTTCCTCGCGTTCACGACCGACTACGTGGACTTCTTCCCCCAGATTACGGTCGTCGTCCTCGTCAGCGCGACGCTCGTGACGTGGCTGACGTGGGAAGGTCTCACTCGCTACGCGCCCGAGGTCAACGAGGGGACGGGCAAGATGGGTATCGTCGTCCTCTGGGCGCACTCGGTTGACGGCGTGGCCAACGTCGTCGGCATCGACTGGGCGAAGGAACTGGGCCTGCCCGCCGACCTCGTGCCGAAACACCCCGTCAACCGCGCGCTCATCGAGGTCGGCAAGCAGTTCCCCGAACCAGTCGTGGACCTCATCGGCACCGCGTGGCCCTTCCTGCTGGTCAAAATCGCGGCCGCCATCTTCGTCGTCTGGGTGTTCGACGAGGGCATCTTCGAGGAGAGCCCGCGCTACGCCATCCTGCTCCTCGTGGCCATCGTCGCCGTCGGTCTCGGTCCCGGCACGCGGGACATGCTCCGCGCGACGTTCGGCATCTAA
- a CDS encoding Lrp/AsnC family transcriptional regulator: MELDDTDREILEALQENARTPFSEIARRIDMSSATVHDRVNRMEEAGVIEGYHAKVDPKALDYGISAVVGLQVEQGQEQNTLGRLEDIDGIQEVHLTTGSWDVLMRVYAEDADRLRELMFENVAQMDGFARSQTMVILGTPYETEELPIDGSEV, encoded by the coding sequence ATGGAACTCGATGATACCGACCGCGAAATCTTAGAAGCGTTACAGGAGAACGCGCGAACCCCCTTCAGCGAGATCGCGCGTCGTATCGACATGTCCAGTGCGACGGTCCACGACAGAGTCAACCGGATGGAGGAGGCGGGCGTCATCGAGGGGTACCACGCGAAGGTAGACCCCAAGGCACTCGACTACGGTATCTCGGCGGTCGTCGGCCTACAGGTCGAACAGGGACAGGAACAGAACACCCTCGGTCGCCTCGAAGACATCGACGGCATCCAAGAGGTCCACCTCACGACCGGTTCGTGGGACGTGTTGATGCGCGTCTACGCCGAGGACGCCGACCGACTTCGCGAGTTGATGTTCGAGAACGTCGCTCAGATGGACGGCTTCGCGCGCTCCCAGACGATGGTCATCCTCGGTACGCCCTACGAGACCGAGGAGTTGCCCATCGACGGTAGCGAAGTCTGA